In a single window of the Micrococcaceae bacterium Sec5.7 genome:
- a CDS encoding TIM-barrel domain-containing protein, producing the protein MIRHKPFGSGHPYVDDTEQRSPSHPVAGEPVILGVRTSPELTDVICELEVTGSDGTVTKTTETLARVPAASRGQVIDGGHLASAQAKLARSASGWQITLGPAEARTTYKYRFTAQTRNGGTEKTRWFSYSAATWTPASQALNVIGPDRVIADSVEVLHDGVRPLRVRFALPLALNDRVTGFGERFDALDHRGTKLDAVVFEQYKSQGANRKTYLPMPFAHVVGGDGWGFHVETSRRTWYDIGASDERRLLVEAEVGPEPLNGDTLLNLRFFEGTPTAVLKSFLSVAGSAKELPDWVFKLWASGNEWNTQAEVMRQMDLHRDTGIPVGSVVIEAWSDEATFTAFRDAEYEPNPDGSPHRLSDFTFPEQGAWPDPKVMVDDLHARDIRVVLWQIPLIKMRPHPQGQAQFDAEAAVREGRLIREEAPDGRLRPYRNRGWWFPLSLMPDLTDPEAARWWTEKRRYLVEEIGIDGFKTDGGEHAWGEELQYLNGMRGDEGNNLFPVAYAEAYGDLLESAGKAPVTFSRAGFTGSQAHGAFWAGDENSTWDAFRWSLFAGLSASASGVLYWGWDFAGFSGDVPISELYLRSAAAAVFVPIMQYHSEFNHHRKPSRDRTPWNIQERSGDETVIPVFRELVELRERLIPYLAEQARRAIDTGAPLMRPLYFDYSKDEEVWKHPLQWMLGEDLLVAPVTDEGVRSWTAYLPGGNWLDAWTGETYAGQRTVEVSAPLNRVPVFVRAEAWDEMKDVFTPTA; encoded by the coding sequence ATGATCCGTCACAAGCCCTTCGGTTCCGGCCACCCCTACGTCGACGACACCGAACAGCGCAGCCCGTCCCATCCCGTCGCAGGGGAGCCCGTCATCCTCGGCGTGCGAACGTCGCCGGAACTGACCGACGTGATTTGCGAGCTTGAGGTCACCGGCAGCGACGGCACCGTCACGAAAACGACCGAAACCCTCGCACGAGTACCGGCGGCGTCCCGCGGCCAGGTCATCGACGGCGGGCACCTCGCATCCGCCCAAGCCAAACTCGCCCGTTCAGCCAGCGGCTGGCAGATAACCCTTGGGCCAGCGGAGGCGCGGACAACATACAAGTACCGCTTCACGGCCCAGACCCGCAACGGCGGGACGGAAAAGACCCGGTGGTTCAGCTACAGCGCCGCCACTTGGACTCCCGCCAGCCAGGCCCTTAACGTCATTGGACCAGACCGCGTGATCGCCGACTCCGTTGAGGTATTACATGATGGTGTCCGGCCTTTGCGTGTTCGTTTCGCTCTCCCTCTGGCCCTGAACGACCGTGTCACCGGCTTTGGAGAACGCTTTGATGCCCTCGATCACCGCGGGACCAAGCTGGACGCGGTCGTCTTCGAGCAGTACAAGAGCCAAGGAGCGAACCGGAAAACTTACCTGCCGATGCCCTTCGCCCACGTGGTCGGCGGGGACGGCTGGGGTTTCCACGTCGAAACTTCCCGACGTACCTGGTATGATATCGGCGCCTCCGACGAACGCCGCCTCCTCGTTGAAGCCGAAGTCGGCCCCGAACCCCTGAACGGGGACACTCTTCTGAATCTGAGGTTCTTCGAAGGGACGCCGACCGCGGTCCTGAAGTCCTTCCTGTCTGTCGCCGGCAGCGCCAAGGAGCTTCCTGACTGGGTGTTCAAGCTGTGGGCCAGCGGCAACGAATGGAATACTCAGGCAGAAGTCATGCGACAGATGGATCTGCACCGAGACACCGGGATTCCGGTCGGATCCGTCGTCATCGAAGCGTGGAGTGACGAAGCTACCTTTACAGCATTCCGCGACGCTGAATACGAGCCAAATCCCGATGGTTCGCCGCACCGTCTCAGCGACTTCACATTTCCAGAGCAGGGTGCCTGGCCTGATCCGAAGGTCATGGTTGATGACCTTCATGCCCGGGACATCCGCGTTGTTCTGTGGCAGATTCCGCTCATCAAAATGCGCCCCCACCCACAAGGACAAGCCCAATTCGACGCTGAAGCCGCGGTTCGTGAAGGACGGCTCATCCGTGAAGAGGCCCCGGATGGCCGCCTGCGTCCCTACCGCAACCGGGGGTGGTGGTTCCCGCTCAGCCTGATGCCGGACCTGACCGACCCGGAAGCCGCCCGATGGTGGACGGAGAAGCGTCGCTATCTGGTCGAAGAAATCGGCATCGACGGGTTCAAGACCGACGGCGGGGAACACGCCTGGGGCGAAGAACTCCAGTATCTGAACGGAATGCGCGGAGACGAAGGAAACAACCTCTTCCCGGTCGCATACGCCGAGGCCTACGGTGACCTTCTTGAATCCGCAGGCAAGGCCCCAGTGACCTTCAGCCGCGCAGGATTCACCGGTTCCCAGGCCCACGGAGCCTTCTGGGCCGGGGATGAGAATTCCACATGGGATGCATTCCGTTGGTCCCTGTTTGCCGGACTCTCCGCGTCAGCAAGCGGAGTCTTGTATTGGGGCTGGGACTTCGCCGGCTTCTCTGGCGATGTCCCGATCTCGGAACTGTACCTGCGGTCGGCTGCAGCAGCAGTCTTCGTGCCCATCATGCAGTATCACTCCGAGTTCAACCACCACCGGAAGCCATCGAGGGATCGCACTCCGTGGAATATCCAGGAAAGATCCGGGGATGAAACTGTAATCCCCGTCTTCCGTGAACTCGTCGAACTGCGCGAACGTCTCATTCCCTACCTGGCTGAGCAAGCCCGCAGGGCTATCGACACCGGAGCCCCCCTAATGCGCCCGCTGTACTTCGACTACAGCAAAGACGAAGAGGTATGGAAGCACCCCTTGCAATGGATGCTCGGTGAAGACCTTCTTGTCGCTCCCGTCACCGACGAGGGAGTCCGCAGCTGGACGGCCTACCTTCCCGGCGGCAACTGGCTCGATGCCTGGACGGGAGAAACATACGCCGGCCAGCGAACCGTCGAGGTATCCGCGCCACTGAACCGCGTTCCTGTCTTCGTGAGGGCGGAAGCCTGGGACGAGATGAAGGACGTTTTCACCCCAACGGCCTAA
- a CDS encoding sugar ABC transporter substrate-binding protein: MNKKPLATLGVALAAILAMSGCGSAASHDASSTEKVTIKYSNFISNGGNEKNLDTIVQAFEKANPNITVQVTTLPYKDYATALQTDLAAGTQADTFDIEYANLRSYVANGAVAPLDGVDGSKYKQSLLQSYQSDGKQYALPSSFSDVVLYYNKALFDAAKVAYPTADWTWADETAAAKKITDSAAGVYGDFQNVSFYEFYKALAQTGGKFLNDDGKSVAFNSPQGIKAAEWLAGKSGTTMPTPAQGAGTPDFDTKLFQDGKLGMLHSGIWVASSFADSPKNWDIVVEPGDTQKASAEFSNAIAVSANSKNKAAAQKWSEYMTSSDVMAQTRISTGWELPATSDDSVLKPYLAKDKPANRQAIFDALDHVTLPPVIGDNQQKMVDIITNALGEVEAKRSSAADALKGAADQINALLK, from the coding sequence ATGAATAAGAAGCCCCTGGCAACACTGGGCGTCGCCCTCGCTGCAATCCTGGCCATGTCAGGCTGTGGATCAGCAGCAAGTCATGACGCTTCAAGCACTGAAAAAGTAACCATCAAATACTCAAACTTCATCTCGAACGGAGGCAACGAGAAGAACCTGGACACCATCGTTCAGGCCTTCGAGAAGGCCAACCCGAACATCACCGTCCAGGTCACCACCCTGCCCTACAAGGACTACGCCACAGCACTCCAGACCGATCTGGCCGCTGGGACCCAAGCCGATACTTTCGATATTGAATACGCGAACCTGCGCTCCTATGTGGCCAACGGGGCGGTCGCCCCTCTCGACGGAGTCGACGGTTCCAAGTACAAGCAGTCCCTGCTGCAGTCCTACCAGTCAGACGGCAAGCAGTACGCGCTGCCCAGTTCCTTCTCCGACGTCGTCCTCTACTACAACAAGGCGCTCTTCGACGCCGCCAAGGTCGCCTACCCCACAGCCGACTGGACATGGGCTGACGAAACCGCTGCCGCGAAGAAGATCACAGACAGCGCAGCAGGTGTCTATGGAGACTTCCAGAACGTGAGCTTCTACGAGTTCTACAAAGCACTGGCCCAAACCGGTGGCAAGTTCCTCAACGACGACGGCAAATCCGTCGCCTTCAACTCACCCCAAGGAATCAAGGCCGCCGAATGGCTGGCGGGCAAGAGCGGAACGACCATGCCTACACCGGCCCAAGGCGCCGGGACCCCGGACTTCGACACGAAACTGTTCCAGGACGGCAAACTTGGCATGCTCCACAGCGGCATCTGGGTGGCCAGCAGTTTCGCCGATTCACCCAAAAACTGGGACATCGTCGTTGAACCCGGAGACACGCAAAAGGCAAGTGCGGAGTTCTCCAACGCCATAGCGGTATCTGCCAACTCCAAGAACAAGGCCGCCGCCCAGAAATGGTCCGAATACATGACCAGTTCAGACGTCATGGCACAGACCCGCATCAGCACAGGATGGGAACTTCCCGCCACCTCCGATGACTCCGTCCTGAAGCCCTATCTCGCAAAGGACAAGCCGGCAAACCGCCAGGCCATTTTCGACGCCCTTGACCACGTCACCCTCCCCCCGGTCATCGGCGACAACCAGCAAAAAATGGTCGACATCATCACCAACGCTCTGGGCGAAGTCGAAGCGAAGCGCTCCAGCGCGGCCGATGCCCTGAAGGGCGCCGCGGACCAAATCAACGCTCTGCTGAAATAA
- a CDS encoding LLM class flavin-dependent oxidoreductase: MPVKKRIGFLSFGHWGQAQGSRTRTARDSLLQGIDLAIAAEELGVDGAYFRVHHFARQQGSPFPLLAAVAARTSRIEMGTAVIDMRYENPLYMAEEAAATDLISGGRLQLGISRGSPEPARDGAAVFGHVPAEGETAADMARRHTEVFRRAITGAGMAPADPRYAGGAAGLLPVQPHSPGLDERIWWGAGTRRTAVWAGELGMNLMSSTLLTEDTGVPFDELQAEQIALFRQAWAAAGHTHQPRVSVSRSVLPIADEEDQGYFGGSALREGRDQVGRIDGLTARFGKSYVGAPDALAGQLAADAAVQAADTLLLTVPNQLGVDFNAKLLGNIARHIAPAIGWMPVCQV, translated from the coding sequence ATGCCGGTTAAGAAGCGCATCGGATTTCTATCCTTTGGCCACTGGGGCCAGGCCCAGGGATCCCGGACCCGGACCGCGCGGGATTCGCTGCTTCAGGGCATCGACCTGGCCATCGCCGCCGAGGAACTCGGCGTTGACGGCGCGTACTTCCGCGTGCACCACTTTGCCCGCCAGCAGGGCTCCCCGTTCCCGCTGTTGGCTGCCGTCGCCGCCAGGACCAGCAGGATCGAAATGGGCACCGCCGTGATCGACATGCGGTACGAAAATCCCCTCTACATGGCCGAGGAGGCCGCCGCCACAGATCTGATCAGCGGCGGGCGGCTGCAGCTCGGCATCAGCCGTGGTTCACCCGAACCTGCCCGGGACGGCGCGGCCGTCTTCGGCCATGTCCCGGCCGAGGGCGAAACAGCCGCGGACATGGCACGCAGGCACACCGAGGTGTTCAGGCGCGCCATCACCGGCGCCGGAATGGCCCCGGCGGACCCCCGCTATGCAGGCGGGGCGGCGGGCCTGTTGCCGGTCCAGCCGCATTCGCCGGGACTGGACGAGCGGATCTGGTGGGGCGCCGGAACGCGCAGGACGGCTGTCTGGGCGGGCGAACTGGGCATGAACCTGATGAGCTCCACCCTGCTCACCGAGGACACCGGTGTGCCGTTTGACGAACTCCAGGCCGAGCAGATTGCCCTGTTCCGGCAGGCCTGGGCAGCCGCCGGACACACGCACCAGCCGAGGGTCTCGGTGAGCCGGAGCGTCCTGCCGATTGCCGATGAGGAGGACCAGGGTTACTTCGGCGGCAGTGCCCTGCGGGAGGGCCGCGACCAGGTGGGAAGAATTGACGGCCTCACCGCGCGCTTTGGCAAGAGTTATGTGGGTGCGCCGGATGCCCTTGCCGGGCAGCTAGCCGCGGACGCTGCAGTCCAGGCGGCTGACACCCTTCTGCTCACCGTCCCCAACCAGCTGGGCGTGGACTTCAATGCCAAACTGCTGGGAAACATTGCCCGGCACATTGCGCCGGCCATCGGCTGGATGCCCGTTTGCCAGGTCTAG
- a CDS encoding sugar ABC transporter permease — protein sequence MTALQDSRSGRPGPAATTKRYRGPGVRRKATGTRLKYGLTVAGFLIPSALPLLFFTIIPMFSAFWISLNQWNLVGPMKWVGLENYGKLISDPGTQGAFLHTIYYIAGYLPLVYIGGLAIALALNSRIRGRSMMRGLYFLPVVTSWIVVALVWRWLLNPSTGIVNWLLGLIGVTGPGWWTDPAWSMPSIIVASAWKDLGFVMVILLAGLQAIPEDLYEAATVDGAGRWRRLFSITLPMLSPSTFFVIVLSLINGFQVFDQVYAMTGGGPNNSSQVVVQQIYDLTFRYGRAGEASALSWLLFLFILVITLIQVRGQKKWVHYA from the coding sequence GTGACCGCTCTACAAGACTCGAGGTCCGGCCGCCCCGGACCGGCGGCAACAACGAAGCGCTACCGAGGACCCGGGGTTCGGCGTAAAGCAACCGGCACTCGACTCAAATACGGGCTGACTGTCGCCGGTTTCCTCATCCCGAGCGCGTTGCCACTGTTGTTCTTCACCATCATTCCCATGTTTTCCGCGTTCTGGATCAGCCTGAATCAATGGAATCTAGTCGGCCCGATGAAATGGGTGGGCCTCGAGAACTACGGCAAGCTCATCAGCGACCCCGGCACGCAGGGCGCCTTCCTGCACACCATCTATTACATCGCCGGATACCTGCCGCTTGTGTACATCGGCGGGCTGGCCATAGCGCTTGCCCTCAATTCCCGAATCAGGGGACGCAGCATGATGCGCGGCCTTTACTTCCTCCCCGTGGTGACCAGCTGGATCGTCGTTGCACTTGTCTGGCGTTGGCTACTGAATCCCAGCACGGGAATCGTCAACTGGCTACTTGGACTCATCGGGGTGACAGGGCCGGGGTGGTGGACAGACCCGGCATGGTCCATGCCTTCGATCATCGTGGCTTCCGCGTGGAAGGACCTTGGCTTCGTCATGGTGATTCTGCTCGCCGGCCTCCAAGCCATTCCGGAGGACCTGTATGAGGCCGCGACCGTCGACGGCGCCGGCCGGTGGAGGCGGCTGTTCAGCATTACGCTTCCCATGCTTTCCCCTTCGACCTTCTTTGTCATTGTGTTGTCGCTGATCAACGGATTCCAGGTATTTGACCAGGTCTATGCCATGACCGGAGGCGGCCCCAACAACTCTTCCCAGGTCGTGGTCCAGCAAATTTATGACCTTACCTTCCGGTACGGCAGGGCCGGCGAAGCATCGGCACTGTCATGGCTACTGTTCCTTTTCATCCTGGTCATCACTCTGATTCAGGTGCGCGGTCAAAAGAAATGGGTGCACTATGCGTAA
- a CDS encoding ROK family protein: MVRPSGNADVTRSAILAFLGTSGGASRADLARALGVSPALMTQLIKELIADGLVRELSMSPSSGGRPARMLGLATAAGRVVGMKISKDHVAFVETELSGHVVRSGNRAYDASSITSLSDVVSLVHSFVGEDRVTPLLGIGVGVPGSVDAQGSGVVDSSLLGWRQVPLGAVLSRELHVPVLVENNVNALAVAERLYGSGREHAEFLVVTIGEGVGAGFVTGGAVVRGSRGGAGEIGHIPAVADGPLCTCGNHGCIEALIGEKTLVAHARQSGIISSSETMADLQERANDGDPLAQDIFRGAGQPLGRIVAGLVQILDPEIVIVSGEGTRGWRHWAAGFERSFRGALTADRRSIPVIVESWDDEAWARGAAALVASAPFYSEESSGEQGRRVRARLTHVPVEVGGL, translated from the coding sequence ATGGTTCGGCCGAGCGGCAACGCTGACGTTACGCGGTCTGCGATCCTGGCATTTCTTGGTACCTCCGGAGGTGCGTCCCGGGCTGACTTGGCAAGGGCACTTGGCGTCTCCCCGGCTCTTATGACCCAGCTCATCAAAGAGCTCATCGCGGATGGCCTCGTGAGGGAGCTGTCAATGTCTCCCTCCAGCGGCGGTCGTCCTGCACGGATGCTGGGCCTGGCCACCGCTGCAGGGCGCGTGGTGGGTATGAAGATCTCGAAGGATCATGTTGCGTTCGTTGAAACGGAACTTAGCGGGCATGTAGTACGGTCCGGCAATAGGGCATACGACGCTTCCTCGATCACATCGCTTTCCGACGTCGTCTCACTGGTCCATTCATTCGTTGGCGAAGACCGTGTCACCCCCCTTCTGGGAATAGGCGTCGGTGTTCCCGGATCGGTGGACGCGCAGGGTAGTGGTGTTGTTGATTCAAGCCTCCTGGGGTGGCGGCAGGTACCGCTTGGTGCGGTTCTGAGCCGGGAGCTCCATGTTCCGGTCCTGGTGGAGAACAATGTCAACGCCCTCGCTGTAGCCGAACGGCTCTATGGGTCAGGCCGCGAGCATGCGGAGTTTCTGGTTGTGACGATCGGCGAAGGCGTCGGCGCGGGGTTTGTCACCGGCGGTGCAGTCGTGCGCGGCAGCAGGGGCGGTGCCGGCGAAATCGGCCACATACCCGCAGTTGCGGATGGACCTCTTTGCACCTGCGGTAACCACGGATGCATTGAGGCCCTGATTGGGGAAAAGACACTCGTCGCGCATGCGCGGCAATCCGGAATCATTTCGTCATCAGAGACCATGGCAGATCTGCAAGAGCGCGCAAACGACGGTGACCCCCTCGCCCAAGATATTTTCAGGGGAGCCGGTCAGCCGCTGGGTCGAATCGTCGCTGGTCTCGTGCAGATCCTGGATCCGGAGATTGTGATCGTCAGCGGGGAAGGAACCCGCGGATGGCGCCACTGGGCAGCAGGATTCGAACGATCTTTCCGGGGTGCCCTAACGGCAGACCGCAGGAGCATCCCCGTGATCGTCGAGTCCTGGGACGACGAGGCTTGGGCGCGCGGAGCCGCTGCACTCGTGGCGTCTGCGCCCTTCTACAGCGAAGAAAGTTCAGGCGAGCAGGGGAGACGGGTTCGTGCCCGGCTTACCCATGTACCCGTGGAGGTAGGAGGATTGTGA
- a CDS encoding ferredoxin reductase, which yields MIRLRRLASVLTTPLAPEDILALFNPVFSARQLRGVVTRVVQETAQSATIYFRPGRGWQAHLAGQWARIGVELDGVRHWRSYSLSAPAGTDPAITVTDVGAVSGALVRTTRPGDVLFLAPPQGDFVLPEHPRSLLMLTAGSGITPVMSMIRTLVPRRPDADVVLIHSARTPQDSIFREELAELADQFPNFRVTHWFTGEQGRLDFSSSAELERICPDWMKRAAYACGPEGFLDEAEALWEAAIKAEDAGSAVALWSDQGSLMIERFNTTLAGGAGHDGGLVTFESSDREVEADGDTPLLDVGEDAGVLMPSGCRMGICHSCLTPLRAGHVRDLRTGEVHGEPGQLIQTCVSAAAGPVNLEL from the coding sequence ATGATCCGTCTACGTCGGCTGGCCTCAGTCCTGACCACTCCATTGGCTCCCGAAGACATTCTGGCGCTGTTCAACCCCGTCTTCTCGGCGCGCCAGCTGCGGGGCGTGGTGACACGTGTGGTCCAGGAGACGGCCCAGTCAGCCACTATTTACTTCCGTCCCGGCCGCGGATGGCAGGCCCACCTGGCAGGCCAGTGGGCCCGCATCGGCGTCGAACTGGACGGGGTCCGCCACTGGCGCTCGTACTCGCTGAGCGCTCCCGCCGGAACGGATCCGGCAATCACCGTGACCGACGTCGGTGCCGTATCCGGCGCGCTGGTGCGCACCACGCGCCCCGGCGACGTTCTCTTTCTGGCGCCGCCGCAGGGCGATTTCGTCCTGCCCGAGCACCCCCGTTCGCTGCTGATGCTCACCGCCGGCAGCGGCATCACTCCGGTGATGTCCATGATCCGCACGCTGGTGCCGCGCCGCCCGGATGCCGACGTCGTCCTTATCCACTCCGCCCGCACCCCACAGGACAGCATCTTCCGCGAAGAACTGGCAGAGCTCGCTGACCAGTTCCCCAACTTCCGCGTCACGCACTGGTTTACGGGCGAACAGGGCCGGCTGGATTTCAGCTCCTCCGCCGAGCTGGAACGGATCTGCCCCGACTGGATGAAGCGTGCCGCGTACGCATGCGGGCCCGAGGGCTTCCTGGACGAGGCCGAGGCGCTGTGGGAGGCAGCCATCAAGGCGGAAGACGCCGGGTCGGCCGTTGCGCTGTGGTCCGATCAGGGCAGCCTCATGATTGAGCGGTTCAATACCACCCTCGCCGGCGGGGCCGGGCACGACGGCGGACTGGTCACCTTTGAGTCCTCCGACCGCGAAGTCGAAGCCGACGGCGATACCCCGCTGCTCGACGTCGGCGAAGATGCCGGTGTACTCATGCCGAGCGGCTGCCGCATGGGCATCTGCCACAGCTGCCTCACGCCGCTGCGTGCCGGGCATGTCCGTGACCTCCGCACCGGCGAGGTCCACGGCGAACCCGGCCAACTCATCCAAACGTGTGTCTCGGCAGCAGCCGGACCCGTCAACCTCGAACTCTGA
- a CDS encoding carbohydrate ABC transporter permease, translating into MRKQRPSITLNILVFVGALMMVFPFLWAFVTSISPGAGLSATPRLIPENPSLSAYAQLLQRLPFAQIVLNSLILAVLTTLFQLVTSSLAAYVFSRMPFKGRNAVFAVYLATMMIPLQVLVVPLFVEMKSLGLIDTYLGVLLPGIASAFGVFLLRQAMNSVPQDLDQAATLDGAGHFRIFGLIVLPLVRPALATLTVFAFLNSWNSFLWPLIILRTPAMKTLPVALAGLQGQYTTQWDIVMAGSVVSVLPMLALYIFTQKYIIQGVAGTGLK; encoded by the coding sequence ATGCGTAAGCAGCGTCCCTCGATCACTCTGAACATTCTCGTCTTCGTTGGCGCCCTCATGATGGTCTTCCCCTTCCTATGGGCGTTCGTAACGTCCATCAGCCCCGGGGCCGGCCTGTCCGCCACCCCGCGGCTGATTCCGGAAAACCCATCGCTGTCCGCCTACGCCCAGCTGCTCCAACGGCTCCCATTTGCCCAGATCGTGCTCAACAGCCTCATTCTGGCTGTCCTCACAACGTTGTTCCAGCTTGTCACCAGCTCACTGGCCGCCTATGTCTTTTCCCGGATGCCGTTCAAAGGACGCAACGCCGTGTTCGCCGTGTATCTGGCCACCATGATGATTCCACTTCAGGTTCTTGTCGTCCCGTTGTTCGTGGAAATGAAAAGCCTGGGCCTTATCGATACCTACCTCGGCGTTCTGTTGCCGGGCATTGCCAGCGCCTTCGGCGTGTTCCTCCTACGGCAGGCAATGAATTCGGTGCCGCAGGACCTAGACCAGGCCGCGACATTGGACGGCGCAGGCCACTTCCGAATCTTCGGTCTCATTGTCCTGCCCTTGGTCCGTCCAGCGCTGGCGACACTGACGGTGTTCGCGTTCCTGAACAGCTGGAACAGCTTCCTATGGCCGCTGATCATCCTGCGCACCCCCGCAATGAAAACCCTCCCCGTTGCACTGGCAGGACTCCAAGGCCAGTACACCACCCAGTGGGACATCGTCATGGCCGGATCAGTCGTCAGCGTCCTGCCAATGCTCGCCCTCTACATCTTCACGCAGAAGTACATCATCCAAGGGGTCGCGGGCACCGGACTCAAATAG
- a CDS encoding glycoside hydrolase family 15 protein: protein MIDKSMPDSTVTSNGEAAVRSIVQASIQLILEQQTPGGAYPASPSFSAYAGYCWFRDGSYIADAMSAAGHIESAERFFDWCSIALTSRAGRIRRIVAESLAGRPVAGDQMLPTRFTLDGAEGSDDWWDFQLDGYGTWLWALAEHSARHDRPLERWAEAIALTIDYLYVSWERPCYDWWEESAQHVHVSTLGCIASGMASIAQTGILEESLSERATSTAEQIRRRVQDEGVQDIHLTKWLGTDTVDASLLALIAPMNFLPPHSPLGTGTIAVIEEQLTVDNGVHRYLADTYYGGGQWPLLSCFLGLAQAAAGNRTRAHELLEWAAWTAGENDELPEQVEHHLLDPDHLQPWNERWGPSANPLLWSHAMFIRLAIALGIPYNTAGSTPVPAAKENAK, encoded by the coding sequence ATGATCGACAAATCCATGCCAGATTCAACGGTAACGTCCAATGGCGAGGCCGCTGTCCGTTCGATAGTCCAGGCCAGCATCCAGCTCATCTTGGAACAGCAGACCCCTGGTGGCGCTTACCCGGCGAGCCCGTCGTTTTCCGCCTATGCGGGGTACTGCTGGTTTCGTGATGGCTCGTACATCGCTGACGCCATGTCCGCGGCCGGTCATATCGAATCCGCCGAACGGTTCTTCGACTGGTGCTCGATAGCCTTGACCTCCCGTGCGGGAAGGATCCGCCGTATCGTGGCTGAAAGCCTGGCCGGCAGGCCGGTGGCCGGTGATCAAATGCTGCCCACGCGTTTCACTCTCGACGGGGCCGAAGGAAGCGATGACTGGTGGGATTTCCAGCTCGACGGGTACGGCACCTGGCTTTGGGCTTTGGCTGAGCACAGCGCCCGCCATGACCGGCCACTGGAACGCTGGGCCGAGGCCATTGCCCTCACCATTGACTATCTTTACGTCTCATGGGAACGGCCCTGCTATGACTGGTGGGAAGAATCGGCCCAACACGTGCACGTGAGCACTCTTGGTTGCATCGCCTCCGGAATGGCCAGCATCGCCCAAACCGGGATACTAGAGGAATCGCTCTCAGAACGGGCCACTTCGACCGCGGAACAGATCCGACGACGAGTCCAAGATGAAGGTGTCCAGGACATCCATCTGACGAAATGGCTGGGAACAGACACCGTAGATGCCAGTCTCCTTGCCCTCATTGCACCGATGAACTTCCTTCCCCCGCACAGTCCCTTGGGAACAGGGACCATCGCGGTCATAGAAGAACAGCTCACCGTCGATAACGGAGTTCACCGGTATCTTGCCGACACCTACTACGGCGGCGGCCAATGGCCCTTGCTTAGTTGCTTCCTCGGTCTGGCCCAGGCCGCTGCCGGAAACCGGACCAGAGCCCATGAGCTCCTGGAATGGGCCGCATGGACGGCCGGCGAGAACGACGAACTTCCCGAACAGGTTGAGCATCACCTTCTTGACCCCGATCATCTTCAACCCTGGAACGAGCGCTGGGGGCCCTCGGCAAACCCGCTGCTGTGGAGCCACGCCATGTTCATCCGTCTGGCCATCGCACTCGGCATCCCTTACAACACCGCCGGTTCGACTCCGGTTCCAGCAGCGAAAGAGAACGCTAAATGA